In the genome of Vicia villosa cultivar HV-30 ecotype Madison, WI linkage group LG7, Vvil1.0, whole genome shotgun sequence, one region contains:
- the LOC131618989 gene encoding uncharacterized mitochondrial protein AtMg00810-like → MAILASEFAMKELKLLRYFLGIVVTKHAKGLFLSQSTYASDIIARAGTTSCKPSATLIDTKQKLSTCVGTPYDDPTLYQSFCGALQYLTFTRTDISYVVQHVCFHMHSLCTEHMLPLKHILRYVQGTLQFGLHLYHSPIEKLVSYTDANWGGCSDTLQSILDYCVFLGDNLISWFSKRQPTLSRSSVEYEYRGVANEASKSCWLRNLLLELHFPISYATLVHCDNVSSIYLSDNPIQHQCTKHIEMDIHFVREVTRRQAHVLHVLSRHQITYIFTKGLPKVLFDDF, encoded by the coding sequence ATGGCAATTCTTGCCTCCGAGTTTGCTATGAAGGAGCTGAAACTGCTAAGGTATTTTCTGGGTATTGTAGTGACAAAACATGCAAAAGGATTGTTTCTTAGTCAGAGTACCTATGCCAGCGACATTATTGCTCGAGCAGGCACAACCTCATGCAAACCATCTGCCACTCTAATTGACACAAAGCAGAAGCTCAGTACCTGTGTCGGCACTCCGTATGATGATCCTACATTATATCAGAGTTTTTGTGGTGCTTTGCAGTATCTCACATTTACCCGTACTGACATCTCCTATGTTGTTCAACATGTGTGTTTTCACATGCATTCTCTTTGCACTGAGCATATGCTTCCACTAAAACACATTCTACGTTACGTTCAAGGCACCTTACAATTTGGTTTGCATCTCTATCATTCTCCCATCGAGAAGCTTGTTTCCTACACAGATGCTAATTGGGGTGGATGTTCCGACACTCTTCAATCTATTTTGGATTATTGCGTTTTTCTTGGTGACAACCTAATTTCATGGTTTTCCAAGCGACAACCCACACTTTCTCGTTCCAGTGTAGAGTACGAGTACCGGGGGGTTGCTAATGAGGCTTCAAAATCATGTTGGCTCCGTAACCTTCTCTTAGAGCTTCATTTTCCTATTTCCTATGCTACTCTTGTGCATTGTGACAATGTTAGTTCTATCTACCTATCCGACAATCCTATCCAGCATCAGTGCACAAAACACATTGAAATGGACATTCACTTTGTTCGGGAGGTCACACGTCGTCAAGCCCacgttcttcatgttctttcccGACACCAAATTACATATATCTTCACCAAAGGCCTCCCTAAAGTtctctttgatgatttttga